In Candidatus Cloacimonadota bacterium, the following proteins share a genomic window:
- a CDS encoding PD40 domain-containing protein, translating to MQKWFLMCVILLLVESLSAVEPHFMNQPVLSPDGSTVCFTYLSDLWLVPFEGGEVKRLTVSKGDDYNPVFSPDGKTIAFNSNRDGFGGIYVIPSEGGTARCICKENITVLDWFKNGKKFLGAGYQLPNRTNFMEVPLDGTHPKLITEIGSSIAQLSPDNKKIIFSYRGDPDRERYTGSHNGELWEYNIKEKTYVQLTHTEYTERYPVYSYVNDRIYFCGADFVKDNRAVLQLYFAENYDFDNPQQLSDFDYWSARQLSIAREKDNLVFTLFDEIWSYNSDNGRIKKIPIDIKQDFLESMEVTEEYVNRVSNFSVSPDGKMVAFTYKFDLFAIPEKGGDVKQLTFSQKGIGDIAISGDNKTIYFTTYDKGNQQLYKVNISEPDKIQHISWFKNAYVNEIYYADKVGLIVKYSEKEDWNNIALLDPEKDKVQALITDQVVSSSFEVSPDQKYALYFVLTQGTWDEILYLYNFDTKEKTALYPYHGNMHSPIWGKQGSYIFFNRDEDICRMDLHAKEDFWDYTDYWDPILNPEDDEKNDDNKKSKDKKDKDKKHDEGIEDEDEDEEDEEEVTITIDFEDIRKRVKVITSKKEHNYIIATDEDSTLYYINRSEDNLYTLRKVDYEGKNDEEITTFLDRPEHMIYNDENDCFYCVIMNSLKKITTDGSTETLENEFTYTYDKLALNKTVFEQAWMAFKRGFYDPGMHDIDWDTSFKKYYPYMDYAYSPDVLDYVYSEMMGEVNASHTGFYARDDNPVRTFQKAYGGFTLDYSDVPKKGIKFKQIFRKSKLNKPHGIKPGDVLLAVDGKEITEETAIDPLFFNKERDKIELKIQTPDSIATIEIQGLSWWQHYGMWYDDWVSSRKEMTDELSNGRIGYAHIRSMGWGSYEEFVQDVFANNWQKEALIIDVRNNPGGWIHDWLIELLTKEPYAFTTNRIFNVQKVPFPGDTWTKPTILLINQNSFSDAEIFPNIYQHFELGKVIGMPTSGSVIGTGHRYFMDGSSMRMPGTGWYSADDVNMEGTGAKPDIYLDQTFEEKIEDNDVQLKRAVEELLKELQ from the coding sequence ATGCAAAAATGGTTTCTCATGTGTGTGATACTGCTTCTGGTTGAATCACTTTCTGCAGTAGAACCGCATTTTATGAATCAACCAGTACTCTCACCAGACGGTTCAACTGTTTGTTTTACATATTTGTCAGATCTGTGGCTGGTACCGTTTGAAGGTGGTGAGGTAAAAAGACTTACTGTTTCAAAAGGTGATGATTATAATCCTGTTTTTTCGCCTGACGGCAAAACCATTGCTTTTAATTCGAACCGAGATGGATTCGGTGGCATATATGTAATTCCATCTGAAGGTGGAACTGCGAGGTGCATCTGCAAAGAAAATATAACAGTCCTTGACTGGTTTAAAAACGGAAAGAAGTTTCTTGGGGCTGGATACCAGTTACCGAACCGTACAAATTTCATGGAAGTACCTCTTGACGGAACTCATCCAAAACTGATAACCGAGATTGGCAGTTCTATTGCGCAACTCTCTCCCGATAATAAAAAGATAATCTTTAGCTATAGAGGGGATCCTGACAGAGAGCGATACACTGGAAGTCATAATGGTGAGTTATGGGAATATAATATCAAAGAGAAAACATATGTGCAATTAACTCATACCGAATATACGGAACGATATCCCGTTTATTCTTATGTTAATGATCGCATCTATTTTTGTGGAGCAGATTTTGTAAAAGATAACCGAGCAGTACTCCAGCTTTATTTCGCGGAGAATTACGATTTCGACAATCCGCAGCAGCTCTCTGATTTTGATTACTGGTCAGCACGACAACTCAGTATAGCACGGGAGAAAGATAATCTTGTATTCACACTTTTTGATGAAATCTGGTCATACAATAGTGATAATGGCAGGATCAAGAAAATTCCTATAGACATCAAACAGGATTTCCTTGAAAGCATGGAAGTGACCGAAGAGTATGTGAATAGAGTTTCAAACTTCTCTGTATCTCCTGACGGTAAAATGGTTGCATTCACCTATAAGTTTGACCTCTTTGCAATCCCGGAAAAGGGAGGTGATGTAAAGCAGCTAACCTTCTCCCAGAAGGGAATTGGAGATATTGCAATTTCCGGTGATAATAAAACAATATATTTCACAACTTATGATAAGGGTAATCAGCAGCTTTACAAAGTGAATATTTCTGAACCAGACAAAATTCAGCATATTTCATGGTTCAAAAATGCATATGTGAACGAAATCTATTATGCTGATAAAGTAGGTTTAATCGTAAAATATTCTGAGAAAGAGGACTGGAACAATATAGCACTTCTCGATCCAGAGAAAGACAAAGTTCAAGCACTTATAACTGATCAAGTTGTTAGTTCAAGCTTCGAGGTGAGTCCCGACCAGAAGTATGCCCTCTATTTCGTGCTGACCCAAGGCACATGGGATGAGATCCTTTATCTCTACAATTTTGATACAAAAGAAAAAACAGCGCTTTATCCCTATCATGGTAATATGCACTCACCGATCTGGGGAAAGCAGGGATCGTATATTTTCTTTAATCGTGATGAGGATATTTGCAGAATGGACCTTCATGCAAAAGAAGATTTCTGGGATTATACCGATTATTGGGATCCCATTCTCAATCCGGAAGATGATGAGAAAAATGACGATAATAAGAAATCAAAAGACAAAAAAGATAAAGATAAAAAACATGATGAAGGCATAGAGGATGAGGATGAAGATGAAGAAGATGAGGAAGAAGTAACGATCACGATCGATTTTGAAGATATAAGAAAGCGGGTTAAGGTTATCACATCAAAGAAAGAACATAACTACATTATTGCTACTGATGAAGACAGTACGTTATATTATATTAATCGATCAGAAGATAACCTTTATACATTGCGCAAGGTTGATTACGAAGGTAAAAATGATGAGGAGATCACGACCTTTCTTGATCGACCCGAGCATATGATATATAATGATGAAAACGACTGCTTCTATTGTGTAATAATGAATTCACTGAAAAAGATAACAACCGATGGTTCAACAGAAACATTGGAAAATGAATTCACTTACACCTATGATAAACTTGCGTTGAATAAGACAGTTTTTGAACAAGCATGGATGGCTTTCAAGCGTGGGTTTTATGATCCAGGCATGCACGACATAGACTGGGATACATCATTTAAAAAGTACTATCCATACATGGATTATGCCTATTCCCCGGATGTTCTGGATTATGTGTATTCTGAAATGATGGGTGAAGTGAATGCATCGCATACTGGTTTCTATGCTAGAGATGACAATCCGGTCAGAACATTCCAGAAAGCATATGGCGGATTCACCCTTGATTATTCAGATGTTCCTAAAAAGGGGATTAAGTTCAAGCAGATTTTTAGAAAATCAAAACTCAACAAGCCACATGGGATAAAGCCTGGAGATGTGCTTCTTGCAGTCGACGGAAAAGAAATAACAGAAGAAACTGCTATCGACCCCTTATTCTTTAATAAAGAGCGTGATAAGATCGAGTTGAAAATCCAGACTCCTGATAGTATCGCCACCATTGAGATCCAAGGTCTTTCCTGGTGGCAGCATTATGGTATGTGGTACGATGACTGGGTCTCCTCACGCAAAGAAATGACTGATGAACTTTCCAATGGACGTATCGGATATGCTCATATCAGAAGCATGGGATGGGGTTCATATGAAGAATTTGTCCAGGATGTGTTTGCCAATAACTGGCAGAAGGAAGCACTTATTATCGACGTGCGCAACAATCCCGGCGGCTGGATTCATGACTGGCTCATTGAGCTCTTAACGAAAGAACCTTATGCTTTTACGACAAATCGTATATTCAATGTACAAAAAGTACCGTTCCCGGGTGATACATGGACCAAACCGACGATCCTGCTTATCAATCAGAATTCATTCTCAGATGCAGAGATATTTCCCAATATTTATCAGCATTTTGAGCTTGGCAAAGTCATCGGCATGCCCACAAGCGGTTCTGTGATAGGTACAGGGCATAGATATTTCATGGATGGTTCAAGTATGCGAATGCCGGGGACCGGCTGGTATTCTGCCGATGACGTAAATATGGAAGGCACCGGTGCAAAGCCGGATATCTATCTTGATCAAACCTTTGAAGAAAAAATAGAAGATAACGATGTTCAGCTCAAAAGGGCTGTTGAAGAATTATTAAAAGAACTTCAATAA
- a CDS encoding vitamin B12-dependent ribonucleotide reductase, with amino-acid sequence MELSDNARAVLRKRYFKKDQMGDIIEDEKAMLTRVSDNIAGKDKKKAKAYYELMDNSYFLPNSPTLMNAGSDLQQLSACFVLPIEDSMQSIFNAVKNAALIHKSGGGTGFSFTKLREHNARVGSTSGVSSGPITFMKVFNSATDAVKQGGTRRGANMAILNVDHPDIIDFVKAKEKNTELTNFNISVGLTEKFINAVKNGEEYELISPHNGKVKRRMKAQDVFELIVEMAHKNGEPGIVFLDRLDRFNPTPGEGKIEATNPCGEQPLLPNEACNLGSINLAKMVKDGEIDWELLKKTVYTATDFLDDVIDRSAFPLPEIEKQVKKNRKIGLGIMGWSDLLLQLEIPYCSDEATDKGKEVMEFIDYHSKERSVQLAVEKGPFPNFKNSIYKKGTFFREGFKLNWTALIEDIKEKGIRNATTTTIAPTGTISMIADTSSGIEPIFSLVYIKNVMDGEKLLYVNKYFEEVAKERKFYSKELMEKISEKGSLHDIDEIPDDVKRVFVTAHDITPEWHIRMQAAFQEYVDNAVSKTINFPNYATKEDIYTSYMLAYQLGCKGVTVYRDGSRDEQVLHVGKKIKEHDRTRIEPRHRPETTIGVTKKINTGCGHLYVTINIDETGPCEVFTQMGKVGGCASAQLEAIARLISLALRSNVKVESIVKQLRLIRCPAPMWSKGKKIHSCADAIANAIIEFLEQDGNGLKQRTEAAGKDQLKVISESPSFDETTPVGSMCPECGATLEFKEGCKTCPICGWSKCS; translated from the coding sequence ATGGAGCTTTCTGATAATGCTCGAGCAGTATTAAGAAAAAGATACTTCAAAAAGGACCAGATGGGTGATATTATTGAGGACGAGAAAGCGATGCTCACGCGAGTGAGTGACAATATTGCGGGAAAAGATAAGAAAAAAGCTAAAGCATATTATGAACTGATGGATAATAGCTATTTTCTTCCTAATTCTCCCACACTTATGAATGCAGGGAGTGATCTGCAGCAGCTTTCCGCCTGTTTTGTCCTTCCTATTGAAGATAGTATGCAGAGTATTTTCAACGCTGTAAAAAATGCTGCTCTCATCCATAAAAGCGGTGGTGGAACAGGATTTTCTTTTACCAAGCTTCGTGAACATAATGCTCGAGTAGGATCGACCAGCGGGGTATCAAGTGGTCCGATAACCTTCATGAAAGTTTTCAATTCAGCAACCGATGCTGTAAAACAGGGTGGTACTCGCCGCGGTGCAAATATGGCAATCCTCAATGTTGACCATCCAGATATCATCGATTTTGTAAAAGCAAAGGAAAAAAATACCGAGCTCACAAATTTTAATATCAGTGTAGGTCTTACTGAGAAGTTTATCAATGCAGTGAAAAATGGAGAGGAATATGAATTGATTTCTCCACATAACGGCAAAGTAAAAAGGCGCATGAAAGCTCAAGATGTTTTTGAGTTGATCGTTGAGATGGCTCATAAGAATGGCGAGCCGGGAATAGTGTTTCTTGACAGACTGGACAGGTTCAATCCTACACCCGGTGAAGGAAAGATCGAGGCAACGAATCCCTGTGGAGAGCAGCCGCTCCTTCCCAATGAAGCATGTAATTTAGGCTCTATCAACCTGGCAAAAATGGTAAAAGATGGTGAGATCGATTGGGAACTCCTTAAAAAGACCGTTTATACAGCAACCGATTTTCTTGATGATGTGATCGACCGTTCTGCTTTTCCGCTACCTGAAATCGAAAAACAGGTAAAGAAAAACCGCAAGATCGGTCTTGGCATTATGGGCTGGTCTGATCTGCTTCTGCAACTCGAAATTCCTTATTGTTCGGACGAAGCAACAGATAAGGGTAAAGAGGTTATGGAGTTCATCGATTACCACTCAAAAGAACGATCGGTCCAGCTTGCAGTGGAAAAAGGACCTTTCCCGAATTTTAAAAACAGCATTTACAAAAAGGGAACCTTCTTCCGCGAAGGATTCAAGTTGAACTGGACTGCACTCATAGAAGATATAAAGGAAAAAGGAATCCGCAATGCGACCACAACAACGATCGCCCCGACCGGTACGATCAGTATGATCGCAGATACATCAAGCGGGATCGAGCCGATATTTTCATTAGTTTACATAAAAAATGTAATGGATGGGGAGAAGCTCTTATATGTGAACAAATATTTTGAAGAGGTCGCAAAAGAGCGTAAATTTTACTCAAAAGAATTAATGGAGAAGATCTCAGAGAAAGGTTCGCTTCATGACATCGATGAAATTCCCGATGATGTGAAACGAGTGTTTGTCACTGCCCACGACATCACACCCGAATGGCATATCCGCATGCAGGCTGCGTTCCAGGAATATGTGGATAATGCTGTATCAAAAACTATCAATTTTCCAAATTATGCAACGAAAGAAGATATATATACATCTTACATGCTTGCCTATCAACTCGGGTGCAAGGGTGTAACCGTTTATCGTGACGGAAGCAGGGACGAACAGGTTCTGCATGTAGGCAAGAAGATAAAAGAACATGACCGAACACGTATCGAGCCGCGTCATCGTCCCGAAACGACCATTGGTGTGACGAAAAAGATCAATACCGGGTGTGGGCATCTTTATGTAACCATCAATATTGATGAAACCGGACCCTGCGAGGTTTTCACCCAAATGGGAAAGGTTGGAGGATGTGCATCAGCTCAGCTTGAAGCAATTGCTCGACTGATTTCACTTGCTCTTCGCTCTAATGTGAAGGTCGAGTCCATTGTTAAACAACTTCGTCTGATCCGCTGTCCAGCGCCAATGTGGTCAAAAGGTAAGAAAATACATTCCTGTGCAGATGCGATTGCCAATGCAATCATCGAGTTCCTCGAACAGGATGGGAATGGTCTCAAGCAAAGGACTGAAGCTGCTGGTAAAGACCAACTGAAAGTGATCTCAGAGAGTCCTTCCTTTGATGAAACAACACCTGTTGGTTCGATGTGCCCTGAATGTGGTGCCACACTTGAGTTTAAAGAAGGATGTAAGACCTGTCCTATCTGCGGCTGGTCAAAATGTAGCTAA
- a CDS encoding cob(I)yrinic acid a,c-diamide adenosyltransferase translates to VILDELNVALDFELISLEEVLPFIKEKKDDLELVVTGRYTPGELLEIADLITEMKEIRHYFSEGISARESVEY, encoded by the coding sequence TGTAATACTGGATGAATTAAACGTTGCACTTGATTTTGAACTTATAAGTCTTGAAGAAGTCTTACCTTTCATCAAAGAGAAAAAAGATGATCTCGAACTGGTTGTTACTGGCAGATATACTCCAGGTGAGCTTCTTGAGATAGCCGATCTTATTACTGAAATGAAAGAAATTAGACATTACTTTTCAGAAGGAATTTCTGCTCGTGAATCCGTTGAATATTAA